A region of [Bacteroides] pectinophilus DNA encodes the following proteins:
- a CDS encoding S8 family serine peptidase gives MNNDDNVCDGLDSHATYVGSVILDCLGNASQKADLRIAKVLENGRGSNYDAYTAILDLADRHVQLINCSWGGKTDNKMLAFAMKYAAEHNSIVVCSSGNDGGAVAYPAKYSDTIAVSACDSDGKIADFSNTGSEITYCAPGVDIVVDGVENSRRIVSGTSFSAPAITSMSAISIMDNTKIYISFNHSDYNGYKFNRSELQSGDYTVSVFARYNSGEGPESSVGWSSSTTFVIK, from the coding sequence GTGAATAATGACGATAATGTATGTGACGGGCTTGATTCGCATGCAACATATGTTGGAAGCGTGATACTTGACTGTCTCGGCAATGCGTCCCAGAAAGCAGATTTAAGAATTGCAAAGGTTCTGGAAAACGGACGCGGCAGCAACTATGACGCATATACAGCAATTCTTGACCTTGCAGACAGGCATGTACAGCTTATAAACTGCTCTTGGGGAGGTAAGACGGACAATAAGATGCTGGCATTTGCAATGAAATACGCAGCAGAGCACAATTCAATAGTTGTATGTTCAAGCGGTAATGACGGAGGTGCAGTTGCTTATCCTGCAAAATATTCCGATACGATTGCAGTAAGTGCATGTGACAGTGACGGTAAGATAGCAGATTTCAGTAATACAGGAAGTGAGATAACCTATTGTGCTCCGGGAGTTGATATAGTGGTTGATGGTGTTGAAAACAGCCGCCGGATTGTGTCCGGTACATCATTCTCAGCACCTGCAATAACTTCTATGAGTGCAATATCAATTATGGATAATACGAAAATATATATAAGCTTTAATCATTCTGATTATAACGGATATAAATTCAACAGGTCGGAATTGCAGTCGGGAGATTATACCGTCTCAGTATTTGCAAGATATAATTCGGGAGAAGGCCCTGAGTCATCGGTTGGCTGGAGCAGCAGTACTACGTTTGTTATAAAGTAG
- a CDS encoding CAP domain-containing protein — protein MRKTYRKTQIITAAILAAALALTGCAGKQPDSRSTQENGTQLQSQNQQNPAADTETDNPGTDSAKQSQADSKTAPESAPAPDKETSAPVEQTPISKPSAPVSQPTQEVQVPVTNPVPSPTTAPTTAPTTAPTVVPTLATADSSQDIVSQANALSAANIAYYSEILELVNNIRAEAGVSPLTLDMTLCQAATVRAIEMDNTGVFSHTRPDGTDCWSVFKLYGITYRTCGENIAMGQRTPAQVVESWRNSPGHYANMVKAGFGKLGVGMSNSNRIYWVQMFTN, from the coding sequence ATGAGAAAGACATATAGAAAAACGCAGATAATAACAGCGGCAATTCTCGCAGCGGCGCTCGCACTTACAGGCTGTGCCGGAAAGCAGCCTGATAGCAGAAGCACACAGGAAAATGGCACACAGCTTCAATCTCAGAATCAGCAGAATCCTGCTGCCGATACAGAAACTGATAATCCGGGAACAGATTCTGCCAAGCAGTCACAGGCAGATTCTAAGACTGCGCCGGAATCAGCACCGGCACCGGATAAAGAGACATCAGCACCGGTAGAGCAGACACCAATATCAAAGCCATCTGCTCCGGTATCACAGCCGACACAGGAAGTTCAGGTTCCGGTTACAAATCCGGTTCCGTCTCCAACTACAGCACCAACTACAGCACCAACTACAGCACCAACTGTGGTACCAACACTGGCAACTGCGGATTCATCACAGGATATCGTATCACAGGCAAATGCTCTGTCAGCAGCCAATATTGCATATTACAGCGAGATACTTGAGCTGGTTAACAATATAAGGGCAGAGGCAGGCGTGTCACCGCTTACGCTTGATATGACACTTTGTCAGGCAGCAACGGTAAGAGCAATAGAGATGGATAACACAGGGGTATTTTCACATACAAGGCCTGACGGAACAGACTGCTGGTCTGTATTCAAATTATACGGAATTACCTATAGAACATGCGGAGAGAATATTGCAATGGGTCAGAGGACACCAGCACAGGTAGTTGAGAGCTGGCGCAATTCTCCGGGACATTACGCTAATATGGTCAAAGCGGGCTTTGGTAAGCTTGGTGTCGGCATGAGCAACAGCAACAGAATCTATTGGGTGCAAATGTTTACCAACTGA
- a CDS encoding DJ-1/PfpI family protein — translation MTKVNAFLQDGFETVEALAVVDVLRRAGMNVETISLMDGLEVKSAQNIIVKADKEFAGYDFADTDVFFLPGGPGTKNYETKPEFIDVIANAYKEGRLITAICAAPSVLGKMGLLKGRRATCFPGFENALEGAQVTGGRVETDCNVITSRGMGTSIDLGLEIIKVIEGEEKAQSIAKSTQYLD, via the coding sequence ATGACAAAGGTTAATGCATTTTTACAGGATGGATTTGAGACAGTGGAAGCACTTGCAGTTGTTGATGTACTTCGCCGCGCAGGAATGAATGTTGAGACGATTTCGCTGATGGACGGGCTTGAGGTTAAGAGCGCGCAGAACATTATTGTTAAGGCAGATAAGGAATTTGCCGGATATGATTTTGCAGACACGGATGTATTCTTCCTTCCGGGCGGACCGGGTACGAAGAATTATGAGACAAAGCCTGAATTTATAGATGTAATTGCCAATGCTTACAAAGAGGGCAGGCTTATAACGGCAATATGTGCTGCACCAAGTGTACTTGGTAAGATGGGACTCCTTAAGGGACGCAGGGCAACATGTTTTCCGGGATTTGAGAATGCTCTTGAGGGTGCACAGGTAACGGGCGGACGCGTAGAGACAGACTGCAATGTCATAACAAGCCGTGGTATGGGAACTTCAATAGACCTGGGACTTGAGATAATAAAAGTAATCGAAGGTGAAGAAAAGGCACAGAGCATAGCAAAGAGCACACAGTATCTTGATTAA
- a CDS encoding SdpI family protein encodes MLKKYKWTMISTSIILIIPVIFGLVMWNSLPDMIPTHFDAANNVNGWSSKGTAVLGIPLFMLAIQWLVFAVTTSDPRRQNISPRIQCLILWITPAVSIVEAIVIYGTALGIDIDITLFVNILLGIIFIVLGNYMHKVKQNYSIGVKISWTLNSEENWNRTNRMSSWLLIICGIAFIANAFLKTSYIPAIVIVLFLVVPFAYSYYLYRKGV; translated from the coding sequence ATGCTGAAAAAATATAAATGGACTATGATATCTACAAGTATCATCCTTATCATTCCCGTAATATTCGGGCTGGTTATGTGGAACAGTCTTCCTGACATGATTCCGACACATTTTGATGCTGCCAATAACGTCAACGGCTGGAGCAGCAAAGGAACAGCGGTATTAGGTATCCCTCTGTTCATGCTTGCTATCCAGTGGCTTGTTTTCGCAGTTACAACATCCGACCCGCGAAGACAGAATATCAGCCCCAGGATCCAGTGCCTTATACTCTGGATTACACCGGCAGTTTCAATTGTTGAAGCAATTGTCATCTACGGCACTGCTCTTGGGATTGATATTGATATAACCCTCTTTGTTAATATTCTGCTGGGTATTATATTCATCGTTCTCGGTAACTACATGCATAAGGTCAAGCAGAACTACAGCATCGGAGTCAAAATAAGCTGGACACTTAACAGCGAAGAGAACTGGAACCGTACCAACCGCATGAGCTCATGGCTTCTTATAATCTGCGGAATTGCATTTATCGCAAATGCATTCTTAAAAACTTCATATATTCCGGCAATCGTGATTGTTCTGTTTCTCGTTGTACCGTTTGCTTATTCTTATTATCTGTACAGAAAAGGTGTGTAG
- a CDS encoding methyl-accepting chemotaxis protein — protein MSKKFQFSSELERNNRLAMNTHLCEVVIISILCFLQAWNGERSWVYAIVLSVIGFAPVIAERIFWKKNHETQTIYHLLAIGFAVYYTCLIFTATTSAIYAFVLPLVLVASIYNDIRYMLLINAGVVIENVLAVIIGATTGRLGYAGQDSAVIQILITVMIGIFALFLAKVSKANSDQKLQKLEESHLKSDELLKNISEMSEKMQTGINEIYNELAKLNEAGKATQSTMEDVSTGATDTANAVQSQLIQTEEIQKKVNVVDDAAGHITDSMKKTLDCLEAGSREMINLVSHVDDSVHNSENAAAKLQNLSSHIEQMHSIIGLIEDIASQTELLALNASIEAARAGEAGKGFAVVATEITKMASQTSNATDNITTLIENVSAAIQEVVSVIEQMINGINAEKQSTIKAHESFDNIQNNTFAIRDNVDNLTSSIDELKTANQAIVESIQTISAVSEELSAHAAETMENEDSNISILNSIAGRMQNLIETVSNKS, from the coding sequence ATGTCTAAAAAATTCCAATTTTCATCCGAGCTTGAGCGCAACAACCGGCTTGCAATGAATACCCATCTTTGTGAAGTTGTTATTATCAGTATTCTGTGCTTTCTTCAGGCATGGAACGGTGAAAGGTCATGGGTATATGCCATAGTTCTTTCTGTAATAGGTTTTGCTCCTGTTATCGCAGAGCGCATATTCTGGAAAAAGAATCATGAGACACAGACAATATACCATCTTCTTGCCATAGGCTTTGCCGTATACTACACATGTCTCATATTTACTGCAACTACAAGCGCTATTTATGCATTTGTGCTTCCGCTTGTTCTGGTAGCATCCATTTATAATGACATACGTTACATGCTTCTTATTAACGCCGGCGTTGTTATCGAGAATGTACTTGCGGTTATTATAGGTGCAACAACAGGCCGGCTCGGGTATGCAGGCCAGGATTCCGCCGTTATCCAGATTCTTATTACTGTCATGATTGGCATATTTGCTCTTTTTCTTGCAAAAGTATCAAAAGCCAACTCCGACCAGAAGCTTCAGAAGCTTGAGGAGTCACATCTGAAAAGTGACGAGCTGCTTAAGAATATATCTGAGATGTCTGAGAAGATGCAGACAGGCATCAATGAGATTTACAATGAACTTGCCAAGCTGAATGAAGCAGGCAAAGCCACCCAGTCAACTATGGAAGATGTCTCAACCGGTGCGACTGATACAGCTAATGCAGTCCAGAGCCAGCTTATCCAGACAGAAGAGATTCAGAAGAAAGTTAATGTTGTTGATGATGCGGCAGGCCATATAACCGACAGCATGAAGAAGACGCTTGATTGTCTTGAGGCAGGAAGCCGGGAGATGATTAATCTTGTATCACATGTTGATGATTCCGTACATAACAGCGAGAATGCCGCTGCCAAGCTGCAGAATCTCAGTTCTCATATAGAGCAGATGCATTCAATCATCGGTCTTATTGAAGATATTGCATCACAGACAGAGCTACTTGCACTTAATGCAAGTATTGAAGCTGCAAGAGCTGGTGAAGCAGGTAAAGGCTTTGCCGTAGTTGCAACAGAGATTACCAAGATGGCATCACAGACAAGTAATGCCACAGATAATATTACTACTCTCATCGAGAATGTCTCTGCTGCAATTCAGGAAGTCGTATCCGTAATCGAGCAGATGATTAACGGCATTAATGCTGAGAAGCAGTCCACAATCAAAGCTCATGAGAGTTTTGATAATATCCAGAATAATACATTTGCAATAAGAGATAATGTTGACAACCTTACATCAAGCATTGATGAGCTTAAGACCGCTAATCAGGCTATTGTTGAATCCATCCAGACCATATCGGCCGTATCAGAAGAATTGTCCGCACATGCTGCTGAGACTATGGAGAATGAAGACTCCAACATCTCTATTCTTAACAGCATTGCCGGCAGAATGCAGAATCTCATTGAGACTGTAAGCAATAAGTCGTAA
- a CDS encoding YolD-like family protein, with translation MSDNYSDNYDDIIDLPHHVSMTHPRMSSDMRAAQFSPFAALTGYEECLEEAVRQTSHWIELDDSIKEIINRELNLTKERLLQKASGVSVKLTYFVPDSRKEGGEYRTVEGNVKKIDEYNGVIVLDDGEEIEIGRVRGYRLQNLQ, from the coding sequence ATGAGTGATAATTATAGTGATAATTATGATGACATAATAGACCTTCCGCATCACGTATCCATGACACATCCGCGTATGAGCAGTGACATGCGTGCAGCCCAGTTCTCACCGTTTGCCGCCCTGACCGGGTATGAGGAATGTCTTGAGGAGGCAGTAAGGCAGACATCACATTGGATTGAGCTTGACGATAGTATTAAGGAGATAATCAACAGAGAGCTTAACCTGACTAAGGAAAGACTTTTGCAAAAAGCATCCGGTGTATCCGTTAAGCTCACGTATTTTGTGCCTGATTCACGCAAGGAGGGCGGCGAGTACAGGACGGTTGAGGGCAATGTAAAGAAGATTGACGAGTATAATGGTGTTATTGTGCTGGATGACGGGGAGGAGATTGAGATTGGGAGAGTGAGGGGGTATAGATTACAAAATTTACAGTGA
- a CDS encoding metal-sensing transcriptional repressor: MDNNGSEEKCMKECCCCGRKKERTADEYKKLINRLNRIEGQIRGIKGMIEKDAYCTDILVQSAAVSAAMNAFNRELLANHIRTCVADDIRKGNDEVIDDLVATLQKLMK; this comes from the coding sequence ATGGATAATAATGGTTCAGAGGAGAAGTGCATGAAGGAATGCTGCTGTTGCGGGCGCAAGAAGGAACGCACGGCAGATGAGTATAAGAAGCTTATCAACAGGCTAAACAGAATTGAAGGCCAGATAAGAGGAATTAAGGGAATGATAGAAAAGGATGCATACTGTACGGACATTCTCGTACAGTCAGCGGCAGTAAGTGCTGCCATGAATGCATTTAACAGGGAATTGCTTGCTAATCACATACGGACATGTGTGGCAGATGATATCAGAAAGGGTAATGACGAGGTTATAGATGACCTTGTTGCGACACTTCAGAAACTTATGAAGTAG
- a CDS encoding heavy metal translocating P-type ATPase: protein MKQYTVTGMSCAACSARVEKAVSKVPGVTSCSVSLLTNSMGVDGDVSEQAVISAVEAAGYGAAPKGQGISEGTQNMYSSQEEALADHETPVLKRRLWWSVGFLAVLMYISMGHMMWGWPLPYFFDNNHVAMGLAQMLLTIIIMVINQKFFISGFKSLFHGAPNMDTLVAMGSAAAFVYSTYALFAMTGAQVNGDMAAVMSYMHEFYFESAAMILTLITVGKMLEARSKGRTTDALKGLMKLAPKTATIIKDGAEKVVPVEAVAKDDIFVVRPGENIPVDGVVVEGSSAVNESALTGESIPVDKAEGDNVSAATINRSGFIKCRATRVGEDTTLSQIIQMVSDAAATKAPIAKVADKVSGVFVPAVITIAVITIIAWLIAGQSFGFALARGISVLVISCPCALGLATPVAIMVGNGMGARNGILFKTAVSLEETGRIQVVALDKTGTITRGEPEVTDIIPAEGYTENELLGKALALEVKSEHPLAGAIVRRGSENDITPDEVTEFAALPGNGLKARLAGSVITGGSLSYISNLVNVPEDMKKQADSLAGLGRTPLLFAEDDRLIGIIAVADVIKEDSPGAVEELKNMGIHVVMLTGDNERTARAIGAQAGVDEVIAGVLPDGKESVIRSLKKRGRVAMVGDGINDAPALTRADIGIAIGAGTDIAMDAADIVLMKSSLADVPAAVRLSRATLTNIHENLFWAFFYNVIGIPLAAGVWIPLFHWQLNPMFGAAAMSLSSFCVVSNALRLNLFDMHNAKKDKKIKAKNNMKKENNSMEKTMNIEGMMCGHCEATVKKALEAVDGVSEAVVSHENGTAAVKLEKPVDDSVLRKAVEDHDYKVTGIN, encoded by the coding sequence TTGAAACAATACACAGTTACGGGTATGAGCTGCGCGGCATGCAGTGCGCGTGTTGAAAAAGCAGTGTCAAAGGTTCCCGGAGTAACATCCTGCTCGGTAAGCCTGCTTACTAACTCAATGGGAGTTGATGGAGATGTATCGGAGCAGGCGGTAATATCAGCAGTAGAAGCGGCAGGATATGGTGCTGCACCGAAGGGACAGGGAATATCAGAAGGCACACAGAACATGTACAGCAGTCAGGAGGAAGCGCTGGCAGACCATGAGACACCTGTGCTTAAGAGGAGACTCTGGTGGTCGGTTGGATTCCTTGCAGTGCTCATGTATATTTCTATGGGACATATGATGTGGGGCTGGCCGCTTCCGTATTTCTTTGACAATAACCATGTTGCTATGGGACTGGCACAGATGCTTCTGACAATAATTATTATGGTAATTAACCAGAAGTTCTTTATCAGTGGCTTTAAGAGCCTGTTCCACGGAGCACCGAATATGGATACACTTGTTGCGATGGGTTCTGCGGCAGCATTTGTATACAGCACGTATGCGCTGTTTGCAATGACGGGAGCACAGGTTAACGGTGATATGGCGGCAGTAATGTCATATATGCATGAGTTTTATTTTGAATCGGCGGCAATGATTCTTACACTCATAACAGTGGGTAAGATGCTTGAGGCACGTTCCAAGGGCAGGACGACTGATGCACTCAAAGGACTTATGAAGCTTGCACCCAAGACGGCAACCATTATAAAGGATGGAGCAGAGAAGGTTGTTCCTGTTGAAGCGGTAGCAAAGGATGACATATTTGTTGTAAGACCGGGAGAGAATATTCCTGTTGACGGAGTTGTGGTTGAGGGCAGCAGTGCCGTGAATGAATCAGCTCTTACAGGTGAGAGTATACCGGTTGATAAGGCAGAAGGCGATAATGTATCTGCGGCAACGATTAACCGGTCGGGCTTTATAAAGTGCCGTGCAACGAGAGTCGGAGAGGATACAACACTTTCGCAGATAATACAGATGGTAAGTGATGCAGCGGCAACCAAGGCACCGATTGCCAAAGTAGCTGATAAGGTATCGGGGGTATTCGTTCCGGCTGTAATAACAATTGCCGTGATAACAATAATTGCATGGCTTATTGCGGGACAGAGCTTCGGCTTTGCACTCGCAAGAGGAATATCGGTGCTTGTAATCAGCTGTCCGTGTGCACTTGGACTTGCAACTCCGGTTGCAATTATGGTTGGCAACGGAATGGGTGCCAGGAACGGAATACTGTTCAAGACGGCTGTCTCACTTGAGGAGACAGGCAGGATTCAGGTCGTTGCGCTTGATAAGACAGGAACGATTACGAGAGGTGAACCGGAGGTTACCGATATAATACCGGCAGAGGGTTATACGGAGAATGAATTGCTTGGTAAGGCACTGGCGCTTGAAGTTAAGAGCGAACATCCGCTGGCGGGTGCAATAGTAAGACGGGGCTCGGAGAACGATATTACACCTGATGAGGTTACTGAATTTGCGGCACTTCCGGGTAACGGACTTAAAGCACGTCTTGCCGGTTCGGTAATCACAGGCGGCAGCTTAAGCTATATAAGTAACCTTGTAAATGTTCCCGAAGACATGAAAAAACAGGCAGACAGCCTTGCAGGTCTTGGAAGGACACCGCTTCTGTTTGCTGAGGATGACCGGCTTATCGGTATAATAGCGGTTGCGGATGTAATTAAGGAAGACAGTCCGGGAGCGGTTGAAGAGCTTAAGAATATGGGTATCCACGTTGTAATGCTCACCGGAGATAATGAGCGCACAGCCAGGGCAATCGGTGCTCAGGCAGGTGTTGACGAGGTTATAGCGGGAGTACTTCCTGACGGCAAGGAGAGCGTAATACGTTCGCTCAAAAAACGCGGCAGGGTTGCAATGGTCGGTGACGGGATAAATGACGCACCGGCGCTTACAAGAGCGGATATAGGAATAGCAATCGGGGCAGGTACAGATATTGCAATGGATGCGGCTGATATAGTCCTTATGAAGAGTTCTCTTGCGGATGTTCCTGCCGCAGTAAGGTTAAGCCGTGCAACACTTACTAATATACATGAGAATCTGTTCTGGGCATTTTTCTATAATGTAATAGGAATACCGCTTGCAGCCGGTGTGTGGATTCCGTTATTCCACTGGCAGCTTAACCCGATGTTTGGCGCGGCAGCGATGAGCCTGTCAAGCTTCTGTGTAGTATCTAACGCATTGCGCCTGAATCTTTTTGATATGCACAATGCGAAAAAAGATAAAAAAATAAAAGCAAAAAATAACATGAAAAAGGAGAATAATTCAATGGAAAAGACAATGAATATTGAAGGAATGATGTGTGGACACTGTGAGGCAACAGTAAAGAAGGCACTTGAAGCAGTTGACGGAGTATCAGAGGCAGTAGTAAGCCATGAGAACGGTACAGCAGCAGTTAAGCTTGAAAAGCCTGTAGACGACAGCGTTCTGCGCAAGGCTGTTGAGGATCATGATTATAAGGTGACAGGAATCAACTAA
- a CDS encoding type II toxin-antitoxin system RnlB family antitoxin yields the protein MNDFNIIDIENEEFNILILMMTCDSPFDYITEIAEQLNNKQFKGSVIIDEMLHSGNSDERFITGYFDGVAFDENSFRFLTVPARSDLRQPMCTYLASDLDVLNYSILTIRQQKLISKGCYI from the coding sequence ATGAATGATTTTAATATTATAGATATTGAGAATGAAGAATTTAATATTCTGATATTAATGATGACTTGTGATTCTCCATTTGATTATATTACAGAGATTGCAGAGCAGCTTAATAATAAGCAATTTAAAGGTTCGGTAATAATAGACGAGATGCTTCATAGTGGTAATAGCGATGAGAGATTTATAACAGGTTATTTTGATGGAGTGGCATTTGATGAGAATAGCTTTAGATTCTTGACGGTCCCAGCCAGAAGTGATCTGCGTCAGCCTATGTGTACTTATCTTGCATCTGATTTGGATGTGCTTAATTACAGTATTTTGACAATTAGGCAGCAAAAGCTTATTTCAAAAGGATGTTATATATAA
- a CDS encoding autorepressor SdpR family transcription factor — MAFADTFKALSDPVRRDILQLLKNGRLSAGEIASHFDMTGATISYHLNILKKADLVWETKVKNYVYYELNTSVVDEIMLWLRNLTTNMNGD; from the coding sequence TTGGCTTTCGCCGATACATTTAAGGCTTTGTCCGACCCTGTACGCCGCGATATCCTGCAGCTTCTAAAGAATGGCAGACTGTCTGCCGGAGAGATTGCAAGCCACTTTGACATGACGGGTGCAACCATCTCATATCACCTGAACATCCTCAAAAAAGCTGATCTGGTGTGGGAAACAAAAGTCAAAAATTATGTTTATTACGAGCTTAACACCTCAGTAGTTGATGAGATTATGCTATGGCTCAGGAATTTAACAACAAATATGAATGGAGATTAG
- a CDS encoding DNA methylase, whose translation MKEHIYIAIDLKSFYASVECRERGLDPLTTNLVVADASRTEKTICLAVSPSLKAYGIPGRARLFEVVQKVREVNAMRRTAAGGHRLSESSSDAAVIAADPDVAVGYITAPPRMALYMEYSTRIYNIYMKYVAPEDVHVYSIDEVFIDASPYLGTYGITARELASKMIRDVYEQTGITATAGIGTNLYLCKIAMDIEAKHARPDEHGVRIAFLDEKAYRKKLWNHRPITDFWRVGRGYAKKLEEKGICTMGDIARCSVGRPGDFYNEELLYKMFGVNAELLIDHAWGYEPCTMAQIKAYRPESNSIGSGQVLHCPYDYTGTRLVVREMADQLALDLAGKGLVTDQLVLTIGYDIDNLSNADIARNYHGEVTADRYGRRIPKPAHGTGNLPVCTSSSRILIDSATKLYERITNPGLLIRRINITANHVVPHSAEPGISAHNNTTEKYEQLSLFDTPGFDGYDERKKQEDKMQDIIEKDDRMQQAVLDIKKRYGRNAILKGMNYEEGATTIQRNSQIGGHRA comes from the coding sequence ATGAAAGAACATATTTATATAGCAATAGACCTGAAGTCATTCTATGCTTCGGTTGAATGCAGGGAGCGGGGGCTTGACCCTCTTACAACGAATCTTGTAGTTGCAGATGCATCAAGAACGGAGAAGACAATCTGTCTTGCCGTGTCACCATCTCTTAAGGCTTACGGGATTCCGGGAAGGGCGCGCCTTTTTGAGGTTGTACAGAAGGTGCGTGAGGTTAACGCTATGAGACGCACTGCCGCAGGAGGACACAGGCTGTCGGAGAGCTCAAGTGATGCAGCGGTAATTGCGGCTGACCCGGATGTGGCTGTCGGATATATAACGGCACCTCCGAGAATGGCACTTTATATGGAATACAGCACACGCATTTATAATATTTATATGAAATACGTGGCACCTGAGGATGTTCATGTATATTCGATTGACGAGGTATTCATAGATGCATCGCCGTATCTCGGAACGTATGGGATAACTGCGCGTGAGCTTGCCTCCAAGATGATACGGGATGTGTATGAACAGACGGGAATTACGGCAACGGCAGGGATAGGTACGAATCTGTACCTGTGTAAGATCGCAATGGATATAGAAGCCAAGCATGCCAGACCGGATGAGCATGGAGTGAGGATTGCATTTCTGGATGAAAAGGCGTACAGAAAGAAGCTCTGGAATCACAGGCCTATTACGGATTTCTGGCGCGTAGGGCGCGGATATGCGAAGAAGCTTGAAGAAAAAGGCATCTGCACAATGGGAGATATCGCAAGATGTTCCGTTGGCAGGCCGGGAGATTTTTATAATGAAGAACTGCTTTACAAGATGTTTGGCGTGAATGCAGAGCTTCTCATTGACCACGCATGGGGATATGAACCGTGTACAATGGCTCAGATTAAGGCATACAGACCTGAGTCTAACAGCATAGGCTCGGGACAGGTGCTGCACTGCCCGTATGACTACACCGGAACAAGGCTTGTGGTAAGGGAGATGGCAGATCAGCTTGCACTTGACCTCGCAGGCAAAGGGCTTGTGACAGACCAGCTTGTCCTGACGATAGGATATGATATAGATAATCTCAGTAATGCTGATATCGCGCGCAATTATCATGGTGAGGTAACTGCTGACAGGTACGGAAGAAGGATTCCGAAGCCGGCGCACGGTACCGGTAATCTGCCTGTGTGTACATCCTCCTCAAGAATACTGATTGATTCTGCAACTAAGCTGTATGAGCGTATAACCAATCCCGGACTTCTTATAAGACGTATTAACATTACAGCTAACCATGTGGTGCCGCATTCGGCAGAACCGGGAATATCAGCTCATAACAATACAACAGAAAAATATGAACAGCTAAGCCTTTTTGATACGCCGGGCTTTGACGGTTATGATGAGCGTAAGAAGCAGGAAGACAAGATGCAGGATATAATTGAAAAAGATGACCGCATGCAGCAGGCGGTTCTCGACATTAAGAAAAGATATGGCAGGAATGCGATTCTTAAGGGCATGAATTACGAGGAGGGAGCAACAACGATTCAGCGTAATTCGCAGATTGGAGGTCACAGGGCATGA